The genomic region GGCCGACTGGCCTCCACCTTGGATCGCGCAGCGGCCTCCACCGCACCACAGCTACGCCACACACTCCAGCAGGTGGAACGCACGGGCTCCAGCGCGGCCCAAACAGCCACTGAGGCGCAACGCCTCTTCGCTGGCAGCAGGCCGGCCCTGATCAGCACCCTCGAGGAGCTGCAGCGGGTGAGCACGCTGAGCTGGCGTCTGCTGGAAGGGTTGGTCGGACTAACAGGGATCGGAGCCGCCAGCGGCAGCAACTCCCCTCAACCATCCGCGACGTCACCGCCAGCAAGACCCGCCCCATAAGCCAGAGGTTCGGCCAAGGACATCAACCAGTACTGGCTACGCCAGCGAGAAGCTTGTAGTTGACCTGAAAGCTGCCCTCAGTGAGGTGGGCGGTACTGTCCCCTAATAGATCAGGATGCTGCGCAGGAGAGTCGTTTCGACGAGTTCGAAACGGTCGTGCCCCATTAAGCCCACGGGCAAATGACGCGATCTGTAGCGCAGCTGCGGCAAACCGCCTACCAATGGTGCTGACACCACCAGCACGCCGTGCCGCTGCTTCACGACGCCGACATCATCCTGCTGCTCTCCGTGGACGTCGTGGGCAGCACCGCCTTCAAATCCCGCCATCCCTCGGTCGGGATGGAACCGGGGTGGGTGCCGGCCATGCAGCACTTTTACAGCCACACCATCCGCACCGTGATGCGGAAGCTCAATGCCGTGCGCTCAGCGCGATCTGGCTTTCGTGGCCGTGGCCCGATGCCACGTCTCAGCGTCCACAAAGTGATTGGAGACGAAGTTCTCTTTGCCTGCTCACCGCAGACCCCCCTGGATTTCGCCGACAGCCTTGAGCTGTTCACCAACTTGGTCGCAGAGCTGAACGAGGAGTACACCAGGGGTTACGGCTTCGGTATTCACTCCGCTGCCTGGGCAGCGACTCTGTTGTCCCGGAATCGCGCGCTCCGCATCGAGGAATTGGACACCCCGGAAGATCCTTACTACGAGTTCGTGGGTCCCGACATCGACCTTGGTTTCCGGCTGATCAAACATTGCCCAGTGGGTCGGGTCATCGTTCCCGGCGACCTACCGGTGATGCTGAATGGCTACGGCCTCATGTTTGAGCAGATCGGCACCGCCAGCCTGCAGGGGGTGACCTTAGATCCTTACCCGGTGTTGCTGACCCGTAGCGGGAAAATCTGAAGAGCTGGAGCTGGTGGAGACGGTGCAAGAGTGAAGGCCAACTCAGAGTGTTCTACGCCGATCCGCTCGGCGTTGAGGCCTTACGCGCCACCAGTCGGGGGGAAGGCCCACCGCCACAAGAGGCTCTCTCGCAGCGGGAGGAAGAGGTGCTGCAACTGGTCACCCGTGGCTACACGAACAAGGAAATGGCCGAGGCCCTGTTTGTCTCTGCCGAGACGATCAAAACGCACGTCACCAACATTCTCGGCAAACTGCAGGCCCGCGATCGCACCCATGCCGCCGTGATCGGTATTCGGCTAGGGCTGGTGAGTTGGGAGCCGGCATAGCCCACCCAGCTGCAGGGTTGTGGCAAATCGCCCGAATGGGGGATGCACCACCGGCTCCTGCCCGCGATGCTGAAGGGGTCTGCTCAACCGGCCATGGCCCCAGCATTTCGTGTTTTGCCCCTGGTGCTGCTTGGGGGCCTGAGCAGCGCCGCGCTCGCGGCCACGCCCGCCACCACCCTCAGCCTGCAGGGCGTGAGCTTTCAGGTAAAGACGACTGGGCAGGGGTCAGTGCGGCAGCTGGTGGTGAAGGCACAAGAAAACGGCCATGCCTACCCAGCGGTGAAGCAGGAGTTACTCGGCTCCCTCAGCGGCAGTGAGGTGGAAGACCTCAACAGCGATGGCCGGCCCGAGCTGGTGCTGTTTGTCACGAGCGCCGGCAGCGGCAGCTATGGCTCGGTGCTGGCCTGGAGTGCCAGCAAGGGCCACACCCTGCTGCCAATCACCATGCCGGACCTAAGCGGCAAGTTGGCCCAGGGCTACATGGGCCACGATCAATTCAATGTGGTGGAAACCACGCTGGTGCGGCGCTTCCCGATCTATCGCGCGGGCGACAGGAATGCCAAGCCCACAGGCGGCACCCGCCAGATCAACTACAAAATGGTGCCCGCTGAGGCGGGCTTCCAGTTCAAGCCAGTGAGCAACACCACCTTCCAGTGAGGTGTTGATCCCCAAGGGCTAGCTGAACAGCTCCAGCAAAGACTCCATTGCGATAGCCATGACGCTGCTGAACCACCTTGCCGCCGCTGGCCTGATCTGCGGCGGCCTGATGCTGCCGGCCCAGGCCTACGACCTGCAATACCGCCAGAACGGCACCACCTTCACGGCGCCGCAGCTAATGGAGATCTTCAATGGCAGCTTGCCGGCGCAATACGACCAGCGCTGGACCACCTACCTCCTGCTCGACGCGCACGCCAACAAAAACCTGGTGGCGATCACCCTGGGTCTGAGCCCACGCGTGGGCCAAAGCCAGGCACTGCTGCCAGTGGCAACGTTCAGCGTGATCGAGCCCCTGCCGCGCACCGCGGCGCAATGGCAACAGCTGTTGGGAGGTGTGGCGAGCCAATACGCCCGGCTCATGCTCGACAACCACAGCCAGATCAAACCATGATCTGAACTACAGCCGGTATAGCCAGAAGCAGGTAAAGGGCATGCCATTACTGGGGCATAGAGAGTATGGGGAACTGCTGCGCCGATTGCCGATCAGGGCGACAAACCCTCCAGACCCAGCGTGTCAGCATGAAAGTATTGCTTTATGACGGAAGCCGAGCTGCAGCGATAGCGCGGTGAAGGCCCAAGAAGAACGCTGAGAGACCTTCTTTATCAGAAACCCTTGACAAAAGCAGGCAAACAGAATTGGTCCAACAAGACTTGCGCATAAATGACATTGACGCGGGGCA from Cyanobium sp. Tous-M-B4 harbors:
- a CDS encoding response regulator transcription factor, whose amino-acid sequence is MFYADPLGVEALRATSRGEGPPPQEALSQREEEVLQLVTRGYTNKEMAEALFVSAETIKTHVTNILGKLQARDRTHAAVIGIRLGLVSWEPA